The nucleotide window GCCTGGCCGGCCGCGTGGGGCAAGACCGGCGTCATGACCTTCATCTGCGGGCATAATGGCGTCGTCCTGCAGAAGAATCTCGGCTCGAAGACCAGCGCCTTGGCGGACCGCCTCCTCCGCTACGACCCCGACAGTAGCTGGGCGCCAGTCGAATAGAAGGGGCGCCCCTGCTCCGGCGCCTCTCGGTGTGCCAGAGGAGGGCGAAATCGCCCTTTCACGGCCGCAGACCGTTCCCGAGAAGACCGTTGCCGGCCGGGGAACAAGGGAAACAGGATGACGAGGAATCACCTCTATGAGGGGGCGACGACACCTACTGACGCAAAACTTGCTCTTTTAGACGTCGACAGCGTGGGGCTGAAGCTCTCGAGGGTGTCGGGCTTCAAGAAGGCCCGGGTCGCCGTTGCCCGCAAAATCGCCGTCATCCTCCCCGCGAGGCGGGAACGAATACCTGCTGGAGTTCCGCAGCCGCATGACCGGTCGACTGACTTTACGGATCCGTCCCCCCCGGGACGTATGGCGCGGATCAGGCCGTCCCCGAAATTGCAGTGCCTTCGACGGCAACTGCGGGGGCCACTTCGGACGACCCATCTGACGCAAGCGATCTATAGATTGACCACGGAGAGAACCCTGAACCGGCGTGTGCGCGGCCTTCATCAACCGACTTGACCGGCGCGAGCCAGGGCAGCTTTCATCGGCGTGAATGCGCTAAGAGCAGGCTATCATCTATCGCTACGCGAAAGGTGATGTGGCCGATGCAATGGGAAAAGATCAATTTCCGCGCGGCTTGCGGAGCACTGCTCGCCAGATAAAACTCAGAATCCACTTCCCCGTCAGCATCGCCTCGCCGAGGGCCATTCGGAAAAGGTGGCTCGGCGCATCGACGTAAAAAGTACCGCCCGAGGCCATGATGGGCAGACTTGCCGCGAGAATTACAAGCGCTGCGCTGCCTCGGTAAGACGACCTTTCTGCAGATGAGAAGGTCGGGCCGCGACCCTCTTGGTCTTGGCTGTTCGGCAAAGCCCCTGCGGGATTCCGTTCGTCCATGGCAGACTGTAGGAGACTGCCGTCCGCAAAACACAACCGCGCAAAGTGGGTAGCTCCGACGAGCAGCAGACCCCACCTTTCAACTTCGGCATCGGAAGCCTGACGGGGCTCGGCATTCGAACGGGGGCACATTTAGCGGCGCGGCCCACGTCAATTGGGCCCAGGGTTTCAATCCAAGGGTCAGGCGCACGACTGTTAACGTGAACTGCCCGCTTCCTTCTGGCCGCGGGCTTTTTTTGTCTCAGATCAATGCGCGGGTGATGCAACTGCCTATATTTTCGGGCGCACCCCACAGCGGAGGAAGGAGCCATGCCATTCTCGTCGCTGAACGACCCCGTCGACCTTGCTCGGGCGCAGGCAGTTTTGAAGGCCGTATGGGACGAAGTCAGGTCGAGCACTCCTGATGCGTTTGAGCAGCGGCAACGGACGCGGTTAGCCTATATCGTGGCTGCGCTTGTGGCCGTCGCGGAAGACGAGGAAGACTTGAGGCGAAAAGTCCTCGTTCTGTACAGGCAATCGGCCGTATGAACCCGGAAGAGAAGTGGAACTATGCACCAGGCGAGCCGGCAGTGTCCGATCGGCGCGTAGGACAGGGAAATCAGTAGCGGCCGTCCGTTCACCTGCGCACGACGACGGACATCGGCTCGGAGCTCCAAAGGGGCCGGGCCTCTTGCTTCCGCCGCTAGCAAAGATGCATCGCCGGTCATGGCCAGATTTTGCTTTTTCCAGTTAGGAACTGAGATGAGGCGCCCACGTTGATGGCCCGTCGCACCAAGGTGCGTAAATCGGAGGAACCATCATGAAACACACGATTCTTGGAATGGTCGCGGCCTCTGCGCTTATCGCCAGCTCGGCCGCCTTTGCCCAGACCAGCACTCAGATCACGATCGGTCAACCCGAGCAGACCCGGATCAAAGAGTACGTGGTCAAGGAGAATGTGAAGCCCGTCATGGTCAAGGAGAAGGTCACGGTCGGCGCGACCCTTCCGGCCGATGTCGAGCTTCGTGCGGCCCCTACCGATTGGGGACCGGACGTCAGCAAATATCGCTACGTTTACACCGACAACCATGTCGTGCTGGTCGAGCCGTCGAGCCGGCGCATCGTTCATATCGTCGAGTGATCGAGATCTTCCGGAGCCGGGTTTCAAACCCGGCTTCAGTCTATCCCCGCCATCGCTGGGACCGCATTTTGCCTGCACCTCAGCAGCGGCGGGGTGTTGTCAGGTTTCCAGATATAATGATTTCCGGAATTCAAATCAGTCTTTCGGAATAACTTCATAGGAGGCACTAATGAACGGCGTGATTTATATTGTCGGTCTTATTGTTGTAGTACTCGTTGTCCTGTCGTTCCTCGGTCTTCGATAGGAATCGCCATGTCCATATCTGGAACTGACGTTGTCGTTGCCCCTGTGAGCGTCAACAAGGAGAACCGCTCCTATGTGCAGTGGGGGCCGATCCTCGGTGGCGCGGTCATCGCCACCGCCATCTCGACCATCATGACGGTCTTCGGCTCGGCGATCGGGCTGTCGATGGTCTCCGCCGATTTCGAGAGGAGTTCCAGCGCCACCGCACTGGCGATTGCGGGCGGCTTGTGGGCGCTTTTGGTCATGGCCTCAGCCACGATGGCCGGCGGGTATCTCGCAGGCCGCATGCGCCACCCCAGCTTCGATGCCAATGGCGAGGAGTGTAAGGTGCGCGATGCCACCCATGGCCTGCTCGTCTGGGCAACCGGCGCGCTTCTGATCTCCGTGGTCGCAACCTCCTCGCTCTTCGGCGCAGCGAAGACGGCGGCCAGGGGCGTCGGCAACGCCAGCTCAGGCGTGGCATCGCCGGTTTCGCAGAATGTCGACCCGCTCGCCATGGCGCTCGACAACGTCATGCGTTCGAACGGCCAGCAGCCGCCGACGGCGCAGGAACGCGACGAAGCCAGCCGAATACTCGTCAACGCACTCGCGAACGGCAAGATCGAGCAGGGCGACCGGGGTTATCTGGTATCGCGACTGGCTGCGCGCGCCGGCATCGGCGAGCAGGATGCGCAGAAGCGCATCGACGATACCTATGCGAGGCTCTCGCAGGCCAAGGAAACCGCCAAGCAGGCAGCGGAGCGTGCGCGCAGGATTGCTGTTTTGACCGCGTTCCTCACAGCGGCTGCGCTGCTGCTGGGGGCGGCGGCCGCTTCCGGGGCCGCGACGCTCGGGGGCGAGCATCGCGACGACAGCCTTCGGATCGACCCCGCTGTCTGACTGACGCGCAGGAGCGCTCGCCTCTCAAACATACCGCTCCCGTCTGCTTGCACGGGAGCGGCCAAAACACGCGTTCTTATAGCCGGTGGTTGGCGCGCCAAATTTCGACATGGAGAACAAGCTGAATCAGTTAAGCGCTCCTCTGCCGTGCCTTCCAAGGCGCCAGTTAGCTCTTGGATAGGCTCCAACCCGGCGTCATAGTCAGCCCGCGATTTGATCCTTGCTTCCATGGGCAGTAATCCCGGCGGACGCTATTTAGTTTCGACTTGCTTCCACGCTTTCCGCTACTCTCAAGACGCTCCTCCGACCATTGCGCTCGATCCCGTGGCCATAGCTCTCTGATCCGCTCTTTGGCGGCCGGCGCTTCGCGGCTGAGCTTGACGGAAGCACTCAACCGCTTGGCCAATAATTCAGCCGCTTTGAGCGTTTCGAACAGATCGGGCGACTGTCCGTAAGTGGCGCCCGGCACATCCCGCGCAAGAACAGCTCTTGGCGCGACTTGTTCCTTTCGGTGCTGATTTGAACGATTTCGTAGATCCGCGGGGGACCCTCGCTGGCTCTCCTTAGCTGGTGGCGCCCTTTTTGTTTCGAGACTGTCTCCGCCCGCTGGCTTTTTGCCGCGGGCTTTCTCGTTTGGATCAAATCTTGCAACCGGGGCCGGGATTGCCTCAGGTTCGGTCGCGGCGGAGGAAGCAGCCATACCCTTCTCATCGATGAACGACCCCGTTGATCTGGCTCGGGCGCAGGCGGCTTTGGAGACGGCGTGGAACGAAATCAGGCCTACAGTTGCCGCTGAGGATGCTGCGAAGGAGCGGGCGAAGCTGGCCTATATCGTGGCGGGCCTGGTTGCCGTTGTGGAAGACAGGAAGAATCTGCGGAAACGCGTCGTTGAGCGATACCAACAAACATCACTCGCTTAGAGATCGGTTTGGCGCTCTCCAGAAGGCGCTTGGCGGGCGAGGCGGCAAGCGCTCGGCAGCGAGCGCGATGCTCTATGCCTTCGACCTGCTTTATCTCAACGGCCACGACCTCCGTTCACTCAGCCTCGATGAGCGCCGGGCGATGTGGGAGGATGGTCTCGTCTCCCAGCCGCACGGCTCGATCCGGCTCAGCCAGGAGATCAACACGGAGGGCGCTCCGTTTCTCAAGCTCGCCTGCGAGCTGGGCCTTGAGGCATCATGGCCAAACGCCGATCGGCCCCTTATCGATCAGGACGGGGCGGCGAATGGCTCAAGATCAAGTGCGTCCAGTCTCCATCATCGGATACGAACCTCGACCGCGGCACTCGGCGGGATTGGCCGGCTGCTGCTGGCCGCTCGCAAAGCCGGCAAGCTGGTCTATGTCGGCAGCGTCGGCACCGGCTTCAGCCACACCAGCGCGACGGCAGTGCGCAAGCAGATGGACGAACTCGTTATCCTGAAGCCGGCGATCAGCCGGAGTGGGCGTCGCCAGGCCTATCGCTGGTTAAAGCCGGCGCTGGTGGCGGAAGTCGAGTTCCGTGCGTGGACCGACGACCTCAAGCTTGGACACGCGTCGTTCAAGGGCCTGCGCGAGGATGCCGATGTCGCTGAGGTCTTCGAGCTGACCTAAATCCTGATGCGGCCTGCCCACGTCCTCAGCCTGGCTCGGCCTATTTTTGCGGAGGTACCGGTCCTTCAGCCAGCGTGTCTTCGCCAAAACCGCACGATGGCGCGTCGTCGATTTCGCATCTGCCGATCACGAGCTGGGCGCCGTCAGGGCCGCGCACGGAGTAATGCTGCTCACCATTACAGTTCGGCAAAAGCTGGATCATCTC belongs to Bosea sp. NBC_00550 and includes:
- a CDS encoding DUF1236 domain-containing protein, with protein sequence MKHTILGMVAASALIASSAAFAQTSTQITIGQPEQTRIKEYVVKENVKPVMVKEKVTVGATLPADVELRAAPTDWGPDVSKYRYVYTDNHVVLVEPSSRRIVHIVE
- a CDS encoding ATP dependent DNA ligase — encoded protein: MSDTNKHHSLRDRFGALQKALGGRGGKRSAASAMLYAFDLLYLNGHDLRSLSLDERRAMWEDGLVSQPHGSIRLSQEINTEGAPFLKLACELGLEASWPNADRPLIDQDGAANGSRSSASSLHHRIRTSTAALGGIGRLLLAARKAGKLVYVGSVGTGFSHTSATAVRKQMDELVILKPAISRSGRRQAYRWLKPALVAEVEFRAWTDDLKLGHASFKGLREDADVAEVFELT